The DNA window CCCATTGATTCTCTCGAATATCATCAACAAATCGCTGAAAATAAAGATATTACCATCAAAATATTACCAAGCTGGCGCCCGGATAAAGTCTTCAAAATTGAGTTGTTGGGTTTTTGTGACTATCTCGAACGGTTAGGAGAAGCCGCAGATGTCGCTATCTGGCGTTTTGCTGATTTATTGCAGGCATTAGAGCGTCGCCTCGAACACTTTCAGGATCACGGTTGTGTAGCATCGGATCATGGTATTGAACATTTGCGTTATGCGCCGATACCTGACGAAAAAGTGTTAGATATCATTTTGCAAAAGCGCAGGCGAGGGCAGTCACTCAGTGAATTAGAAATAGCGCAATTCACGACAGCGGTGCTGGTTTGGTTAGGTAAGCAGTACGCAAAACGCGGCTGGGTAATGCAACTGCATATTGGTGCCTTGCGCAATAACAACATACGTATGTTTAATCGGTTAGGGCCAGACAGCGGCTTTGATTCTATTGGGGATAATCATATCGCTTACCCATTATCACGCTTGCTGGATGAGATGGATAAAACAAACGAATTACCCAAAACGATCCTTTATTGCTTAAATCCTCGCGATAACGAAGTGATTGGTACGATGACTGGTAATTTCCAGGGAGGGGGGATAGCCGGCAAAATTCAGTTTGGATCGGGCTGGTGGTTTAACGATCAAAAAGACGGTATGCAGCGTCAATTAGAGCAACTCTCCCAATTAGGGTTATTAAGCCAGTTTGTCGGTATGCTGACAGATTCACGCAGTTTCTTATCCTATACCCGCCATGAATATTTTCGTCGCATTCTCTGCAATATGCTGGGGAACTGGGTCGAAAATGGCGAAATCCCACATGATGAAAAAATGCTAGGGCAGATGGTTCAAGATATCTGCTTCAATAATGCTGAACGTTATTTTCAGGCTGTGAGGGATTAAAGGATGCAGATGCGGAAAATTGCCCTGATTGGCGAATGTATGATTGAGCTAAACGGCATTCTATTTGGTGATATGACACAGAGCTATGGTGGTGATGTACTGAATAGTGCGGTTTATCTGGCTCGCGCTGGAGGCGATATGCTTGATGTCCATTTCGTCACGGTGATGGGAACAGATCCTTTGAGCGAAGGGATGATCTCACGCTGGCAGCAAGAAGGCATTAATACTTCGTTAGTGTTGCGAGATAGTGTGCATCAGCCCGGTTTATACCTGATTCAACTTGATGAAAAAGGTGAGCGCACGTTTCTTTACTGGCGCAATAACTCAGCGGCGCGTTATCTCTTGCAGCATTCTGATTACCCCGGATTGCGCCAGCAATTGCAGAACATGGATGTACTCTATCTCAGTGGGATCAGTCTGGCTATTTTGCCCGAACATGATCGTCAATTGCTGCTAATTGATTTGAAACAGTTATCTTCTGAAAGAAAAGTGATTTTCTTTGACAGTAATTATCGTCCGGCCTTATGGGGAAATGAAACACAAGCTCGTGAGTGTTATCAGCAAATGTATGCCATCACCGATATTGCGTTAGTCACTGATGATGATGAAGCGAGTCTATGGGGCGATACATCAACGGAGGAAAGTTTTAATCGCCTGAAAAGAATGGGGGTTAAACAAGCCATTATCAAAGCGGGTGAACAGGGCTGCTTTTATCGTGACTTAAGTGGTTGCAATGCCACACAACATATTAAGACTCAACCTGTTACATCTGTCGTTGATACCACTTCGGCAGGCGATGCTTTCAATGCAGGTTTTATCGCCGGGCTGTTAAATGGGAAATCCATTCATGATTCAGCATTAATGGGACACCAGCTCGCAGGGGTTGTGATCCGGCACAAAGGCGCGATTATTCCGCAGGCAGCGACACAAAGGGTTACCGCACGTTTTTTTAATTCGGACGAAATCGGAGAGAATAAAAATGCAAGAGATGATAATACGATTGCGTCAGATTAAAATCGTGCTTGTAATAGCCATTGAAGAGGCCAGAGATATCATTCCTCTTGGTCACGCACTAGCAGATAATGGCCTGCCTGTAGCTGAAATCACGTTTCGTACCGAGGGTGCCGCCGAAGCGATTAGCCTGCTGAGGGCTGAACGACCAGATATTCTGATAGGTGCAGGAACCGTGCTGCATTGTGAACATGTCCGTCAGGCAAAAATAGCGGGGGCAAAATTTGTCGTTTCACCAGGGCTTAACCCAAACACCGTACAGGCATGCCAGCAAATCGGTATCCCTATCATTCCCGGCGTGAATAACGCCAGCACGATTGAACAAGCGCTGGAGTTAGGCATTGATTTTGTCAAATTCTTTCCTGCTGAACCTTCGGGTGGGATTGCGATGATTAAAGCGCTACTTGCACCGTACCCACAGTTACAAGTCATGCCAACAGGTGGGATCAGTATTAAGAATATTCGCGATTATTTTGCTATCCCACAAATTGTCGCATGTGGTGGATCCTGGATGGTGAGCTCACAGTTGATCCGAGATAAAGAGTGGAAAAAGATTGGTGAATTGACACGGGAGGCGGTTGAGTTAGTGGGCTCCATCTGTGATTTATCTATATCCAAAAGAAGGTAAGATTATGTCCATCTACTCAGAACGCAAAGAAACCTGTTTAGTTGCGCGAACATCTTTAGAAATACAAGAGATTTTACAAAGAACAGCCGATTATTCTGGCGCAACGCTTTCTCAATTCCTTATTGAAGCGGCAATGGATAGAGCCAAAAAGGTTGTTGAGCGTGCTGAAACAGTTAATTCTCAATGGCTGGTGCAGATGCGCTATTTGCAGCATTAGAAAATTCGCCAAAAGCAAATAAGAAACTAATGAAAGCAGCGAAAAACTACAAGGATGTTGTGAATGTCCTGATAATTGAAGAAATAACTCAACAACATAATCGTAAGGGATTTGATTATGGGGTTTATTCAGGTTGTATTAATTATGAACAATTATGTCATCTAAAATACTCACTAATTGAGTATGTTGTCATATAGATAGAATTTCTAATATGCCAAAATACATCATGTAATTTTAGTTCTTTGTACTGGACTTTATTATCTAGAGTAGACAAGCAGCTTAGAGGTTTCCGTAAAGGATTATGTGGCTAACAGCTATCTAAGTTAGATAGCTGTTGGTGCAGTATTTATCATTTTTACTACCTTGCTTATGAATAATAAAATAACCATGACTTCACTTTCTTAATAAAGGATGATTAGCGTCAATATCCATATAATCAAGATTATTCATTTCGAAGTTTATAAATTTTTTGTTTTTTTCTTTTATGGTTTTTATCTTTGGTTTTCCATAAATGAAGACAAAGGCTGTTGGTTTTGATAATGAGGATATTTTCTTTATTCTTTTTGTTATTAATCTTTTTATTTCATATTTTTCTATTAGATTATCTCTTATAAAAAAAGAAATCTTGATTTTCTCGTTTTTATATGTAAATGTTTTTTTGAATTTTACCCGGTAACCTTTGTCATATTTATCTATATAAGCCCATCCATAATAAATTGCTGGATCTTCTGGTAGATTGGTGATGGCTTGTTCTCTAATTTTTATAAAAAAAGAACGATAAGAGATATCTTTACCAGATACGTTTATTTTACGATTATTCAATGTTCCATCGCGATGATATCTTAGATATCTGCTAACAATACTTCTTACAGAATAAACTTTACTGGTTTCTCCTATTTTTTTAAGGTAATAAGAAATATTTTTAATAATATTTTTATTCTTTTCAATACTTGTTAATGCTTTGTTTTTATCTGAACGTTGAGATTCGTAATAGGAAGGAGGTCTGGATAACAAAAATAAGTCAACAATTGAAAGGCCTAAATAAGTTTTCATAATAGTGATACACCCATTTTTCTCATTCCCGGTTGTTGCCCTGATGAAAATGCGTTAATAAACGCTTCAACGCATTTCAAGAGTTGCCACATATACTGACAACAATGATTCCGTGTGACGGTTTCATGCAATGATTGCCATAGGCGTTCAATCTTATTTATCCATGGCGAATAGACCGGTAAAAACAACAAATTAAATTTAGGATTTTGTTTTAGCCATGCCCTGACTTTCCGGCTTTTATGAATGCCATAGTTATCTAAAATCAACGTGATGTTTTTTGCATGGCGATATTGGCCATTCAGTTCCTTTAACATGTTGATAAATAAATCAGAATTTTTCTTTATACCGCTGACATAAGTCACTTGGCCTGTTTGGGCGTCAAGGCAGCCCGCGAGGTAGTGTTTTTGATTTTTTCCCGGCGTCATGACCCGTTTTTGTTGCCCTTTCAGACACCAGTCCGCCCCGATTTTTGGGTTAAGGTCAATATCGACTTCATCTTCGTAAAAAACAGGATGTGGTTCTGACACGTTGGATAAAGCTTCAGTGATTTTTGCCATTTTTTCGTCATACTCAGGATCAGGCTTTTTTACGGTAGGTGCTGCCCTTCGCCAGACAATACCGACCTGACAGAAATAACGATAGAACGTACTTTGCGAAAGCGACAAACAGAATAATTCATTGATTATTCGAGTAATCAGCTCAATGCTCCAACGTGAACGCAGACAGCCAAAATCCTGTGGGGAGTGCTGTAATAAGAACGACAGCAAACTAAAAAGTGGTGCTAAATTCCAGATAGCAGGTCTTCCTGACGGTAAACTTTTTAATCCTTCCAGCCCATATAATGTAAACCAATTTATCCAACGATTAACCGAAGAACGTGAACAATGAAGGGTTCTGGAGATGGCAGAAACGGTCTTGCCTTCATGTAACATTAAGAGTGCCATGAGTCGGCGTGCATAATCTTTATCCCGGGTTTTATGAATAAATTTTTTCATCTGACGTCGTTCACTTCGGGGTATGGGTGCTATGATTGGCATTACTCAGTCCATTTTGGGATTTTTTTGATTTGGCGATTAATCAGATCGCAAAAACCGGGCTGAGTTCCCTTCAAGTGATCTACTATTTTGAAAGCTTATTTAGAGTGACTTTTTTTGATTGTTGCATTTCAGTAATTATTTCTTTTATTTTAAGTGGAACTTCACGTTTAATCTCACAATCTGGATGATGCTTTCCATAAACTTTATAGTGTGGAACAACATGCATATTTTGTGATTCTTTATCTAAGTTGGCACATGTGACTTGAGCGTAACAATTTTCACCAGGGCATATAAAGGATCTTTTATTGGTCAATTTACCCGCCCAAAAATATTCGTAGGCTCTGTCCGGATCTATAAAGTCATCAATTTCAGTTGAATAAGCAATATCTAGAGACATTAATAATACCTTTAATATCAAAAAATACTATTAATGATAAGAAGAATCGTTGTTTGATATCTATTAGTTTGGTCACATAGTATAAATAAATGTGTGTTTTTATTTTTTATAGGAATAAATTTTATTTTGAAATTATTTTTAATCATATGTTTTTATGTAAAAACATTGTCAAAAATTATTTTCTACCTGAATGTATTCAGTATATAACATAGAAATTATAGCGTATTAATATAGATGGTGTAGTGTCCTGATTTTCATAATTTGTTACTTATTAGTCTAATCCTCCTTATTTTATAAATATTATCTTTACTTGAACATATAG is part of the Xenorhabdus cabanillasii genome and encodes:
- the uxaC gene encoding glucuronate isomerase, producing MKTFMCEDFLLNNDVACSLYHDYAALMPIYDYHCHLNPKEIAQNRSFHNLGQIWLEGDHYKWRAMRAAGIEEALITGTESSDYEKYLAWANTVPLTIGNPLYHWTHLELRRPFGINGKLFGPDTAEIIWHEANEKLSQPEFSACGIMQQMQVRMAGTTDDPIDSLEYHQQIAENKDITIKILPSWRPDKVFKIELLGFCDYLERLGEAADVAIWRFADLLQALERRLEHFQDHGCVASDHGIEHLRYAPIPDEKVLDIILQKRRRGQSLSELEIAQFTTAVLVWLGKQYAKRGWVMQLHIGALRNNNIRMFNRLGPDSGFDSIGDNHIAYPLSRLLDEMDKTNELPKTILYCLNPRDNEVIGTMTGNFQGGGIAGKIQFGSGWWFNDQKDGMQRQLEQLSQLGLLSQFVGMLTDSRSFLSYTRHEYFRRILCNMLGNWVENGEIPHDEKMLGQMVQDICFNNAERYFQAVRD
- a CDS encoding sugar kinase, with protein sequence MRKIALIGECMIELNGILFGDMTQSYGGDVLNSAVYLARAGGDMLDVHFVTVMGTDPLSEGMISRWQQEGINTSLVLRDSVHQPGLYLIQLDEKGERTFLYWRNNSAARYLLQHSDYPGLRQQLQNMDVLYLSGISLAILPEHDRQLLLIDLKQLSSERKVIFFDSNYRPALWGNETQARECYQQMYAITDIALVTDDDEASLWGDTSTEESFNRLKRMGVKQAIIKAGEQGCFYRDLSGCNATQHIKTQPVTSVVDTTSAGDAFNAGFIAGLLNGKSIHDSALMGHQLAGVVIRHKGAIIPQAATQRVTARFFNSDEIGENKNARDDNTIASD
- a CDS encoding bifunctional 4-hydroxy-2-oxoglutarate aldolase/2-dehydro-3-deoxy-phosphogluconate aldolase, with the translated sequence MQEMIIRLRQIKIVLVIAIEEARDIIPLGHALADNGLPVAEITFRTEGAAEAISLLRAERPDILIGAGTVLHCEHVRQAKIAGAKFVVSPGLNPNTVQACQQIGIPIIPGVNNASTIEQALELGIDFVKFFPAEPSGGIAMIKALLAPYPQLQVMPTGGISIKNIRDYFAIPQIVACGGSWMVSSQLIRDKEWKKIGELTREAVELVGSICDLSISKRR
- a CDS encoding DUF1778 domain-containing protein produces the protein MSIYSERKETCLVARTSLEIQEILQRTADYSGATLSQFLIEAAMDRAKKVVERAETVNSQWLVQMRYLQH
- a CDS encoding DUF1778 domain-containing protein, encoding MAGADALFAALENSPKANKKLMKAAKNYKDVVNVLIIEEITQQHNRKGFDYGVYSGCINYEQLCHLKYSLIEYVVI
- a CDS encoding IS630 family transposase, with protein sequence MPIIAPIPRSERRQMKKFIHKTRDKDYARRLMALLMLHEGKTVSAISRTLHCSRSSVNRWINWFTLYGLEGLKSLPSGRPAIWNLAPLFSLLSFLLQHSPQDFGCLRSRWSIELITRIINELFCLSLSQSTFYRYFCQVGIVWRRAAPTVKKPDPEYDEKMAKITEALSNVSEPHPVFYEDEVDIDLNPKIGADWCLKGQQKRVMTPGKNQKHYLAGCLDAQTGQVTYVSGIKKNSDLFINMLKELNGQYRHAKNITLILDNYGIHKSRKVRAWLKQNPKFNLLFLPVYSPWINKIERLWQSLHETVTRNHCCQYMWQLLKCVEAFINAFSSGQQPGMRKMGVSLL